A portion of the Tenacibaculum todarodis genome contains these proteins:
- a CDS encoding TolC family protein — MKNIDRKFQLIFTLCSLFFFLNIQSQELQSYLEQAMANNPAIQKFELQYNIASEKVNEVNTLPNTEFGVGYFVSEPETRTGAQRFRISIKQMLPWFGTITSRENYISSMADAKYENIVIAKRKLITSVSQSYYNLYANKAKQKVLEKNIKLLETYETLALTSVEVGKASAVDVLRLQMRQNEMQQLKDVLEQQFLAEQTNFNKLLNRDKSVTVNVINELNIPSENFEINTDNLVLHPELLKYDKIYQSVEKSELLNQKENNPMIGFGLDYVNVAKRPNMSFSDNGKDILMPMVSVSIPIFNNSYKSKTRQNQLQQQEILAQKQERKNTLETILDQAINNRISSRISYKTQTKNLKQAKNAEEILIKSYETGRIDFNDVLDIQELQLKFEMNQIKSIKNYYLQTTIINYLIQ, encoded by the coding sequence ATGAAAAATATAGATAGAAAATTTCAGTTAATCTTTACTCTTTGTTCCCTTTTCTTTTTTCTTAACATTCAAAGTCAAGAATTGCAAAGCTATTTAGAACAAGCAATGGCAAACAATCCAGCAATTCAAAAATTTGAATTGCAATACAATATTGCTTCCGAAAAAGTAAACGAAGTTAACACGCTACCAAATACTGAATTTGGCGTTGGCTATTTTGTAAGTGAACCAGAAACAAGAACGGGAGCACAACGTTTTAGAATATCTATAAAACAAATGTTGCCTTGGTTTGGAACTATTACCTCAAGAGAAAATTATATTTCTTCAATGGCAGATGCTAAATATGAAAATATTGTAATTGCTAAACGTAAACTAATTACTTCCGTTTCGCAGTCCTATTATAATTTGTATGCAAATAAGGCAAAGCAAAAGGTATTAGAAAAAAATATAAAACTCCTCGAAACTTACGAAACATTGGCATTAACATCGGTAGAAGTTGGTAAAGCATCAGCTGTAGATGTGTTACGCTTACAAATGCGTCAAAATGAAATGCAGCAACTAAAAGATGTTTTAGAACAACAATTTTTAGCTGAACAAACTAATTTTAACAAGCTCCTAAATCGCGATAAATCAGTTACAGTAAATGTGATAAATGAGTTGAATATTCCTTCAGAAAATTTCGAAATAAACACAGACAATTTAGTTTTACACCCAGAATTATTGAAGTATGATAAGATTTATCAATCTGTAGAAAAATCAGAATTATTGAATCAGAAAGAAAACAATCCTATGATTGGTTTTGGTTTAGATTATGTAAATGTTGCTAAACGACCTAATATGAGTTTTAGTGATAATGGTAAAGATATTTTAATGCCAATGGTTTCTGTTTCCATTCCTATTTTCAATAATAGTTACAAATCGAAAACCAGACAAAATCAATTGCAACAACAAGAGATTTTAGCGCAGAAACAAGAACGTAAGAATACCTTAGAAACAATTTTAGACCAAGCAATAAATAACCGTATTTCCTCAAGAATAAGTTATAAAACACAAACTAAAAATCTAAAACAAGCGAAGAATGCTGAAGAAATTCTAATAAAAAGTTACGAAACAGGAAGGATTGACTTTAATGATGTTTTAGATATTCAAGAATTGCAATTGAAGTTTGAAATGAATCAAATTAAGTCGATTAAAAACTACTATTTACAAACAACAATTATTAATTATTTAATTCAATAA